A single genomic interval of Hoplias malabaricus isolate fHopMal1 chromosome 7, fHopMal1.hap1, whole genome shotgun sequence harbors:
- the LOC136701627 gene encoding zinc finger protein 135-like isoform X1, giving the protein MLKLGEIKCEIMEGGSSSSPETSLASLQTNTSAEKPQKTLDEEKTYDCSECGKSFNQQRHLQRHQRTHTGAKPYSCPECEKTFSHYSSLKEHQRIHTGEKPYQCSECGKRFNRQSVLQRHLLIHTGEKPYSCPECEKSFSQYSSLREHQQIHTGEKPYSCSECGKRFFHQSSLKEHQLIHTGERQYQCTECGKNFTRESFLQAHIRIHTGEKPYQCSECGKSFNYQRLLEAHFRIHTGEKPYSCSDCDMTFMRLNHLQIHQRTHTGEEPYRCSDCGKSFTTKSSLQRHQRIHTGEKPFSCPECGKSFNQLGSLTVHQRIHTGEKPYQCFMCGKGCTDLSSLKKHMRVHTGEKPYQCSECGKSFTEVGKLKKHQCFQPEEKQGHCTECGTTFSLLEAKIHKCIKKEVENC; this is encoded by the coding sequence ATGTTGAAATTGGGAGAGATTAAATGTGAGATTATGGAGGGTGGAAGCTCCAGTTCTCCAGAAACCTCTTTGGCCTCTCTCCAAACTAACACATCTGCTGAAAAACCACAGAAAACTTTAGATGAAGAAAAGACATACgactgctcagagtgtgggaagagttttaatcagCAGCGCCATCTCCAACGTCACCAGCGCACTCACACAGGAGCGAAACCGTACTCCTGCCCAGAGTGTGAAAAGACTTTTTCCCATTACAGTTCTCTGAaagaacaccagcgcattcacacaggagagaaaccgtatcagtgctcagagtgtgggaagaggttTAATAGACAGAGTGTTCTCCAAAGACACCTtctcattcacacaggagagaaaccatactCATGTCCAGAGTGTGAAAAGAGTTTTTCCCAATACAGTTCTCTGAGGGAACACCAGcagattcacacaggagagaaaccgtattcctgttcagagtgtgggaaacgTTTTTTCCATCAGAGTTCTCTAAAAGAGCACCAACTGATTCACACAGGAGAGCGGCAATATCAGTGCACAGAGTGTGGGAAAAATTTTACTAGAGAAAGTTTTCTCCAAGCACACattcgcattcacacaggagagaaaccgtatcagtgctcggagtgtgggaagagttttaattaTCAGAGGCTTCTAGAAGCACACtttcgcattcacacaggagagaaaccatattcaTGTTCAGACTGTGATATGACTTTTATGAGATTGAATCATCTCCAAATCCATCAGCGCACTCACACAGGAGAGGAACCGTATCGGTGTTCAGATTGTGGGAAGAGCTTTACTACTAAGAGTTCTCtgcaaagacaccagcgcattcacactggagagaaaccgttTTCCTGTCCAGAATGTGGAAAGAGCTTTAATCAACTGGGTTCTCTCACAgttcaccagcgcattcacacaggagagaaaccgtatcagtgcttcATGTGTGGGAAGGGTTGTACCGATCTgagttctttaaaaaaacacatgcgcgttcacacaggagagaaaccgtatcagtgctcagagtgtggtaAGAGTTTTACTGAAGTGGGGAAACTCAAGAAACATCAGTGCTTTCAACCAGAAGAGAAGCAGGGGCACTGCACCGAGTGTGGGACTACCTTCAGTCTTCTAGAGGCAAAGATTCATAAATGCATTAAGAAGGAGGTGGAGAATTGCTGA